The genomic DNA ATTGTGCTTTGGTATTCTCCAAACACATTTTTGTCTTTGGTTAGTTTGTACAGTTTCAGTGGTTGGATAGCTAAGTTTGACTCTATCTACATAGCTTTATGTTTCAGCATGAAGCAAATTTTGGGTGCAACAACTTTTGTTTCTAAGCATATAGGTGAAGCTTATggatgatatttttgttttggttattaCAGTCGATTAAATAGTGGTTTTTTCCTTGTAATGAATGTGATGAATTTTAAAACCATCTCCTTTATACAGGGAAAAAACCACTTTCATTTGACCCCAGTACAAATGACAAATGAACCAAGTTTCAAATTTCTCACTTGACAATCGTTAGTAAGATATATGAAACCATCATCGTTTCTGGGCTATCATTCATACACAGCTTGAAAAAGGTGCATGGGTGAATGCAATGTCATTTTTTGTGTGAAAGGTAAGCGGCAAAGCATCCTGGAAAACCTAAGCTCTAATGATATCAATAAGTGATTGAACCGCTCTAAAAAGTGTCGAACGGCACTTCAGTTAACCATCGTTCAAGTAAGTTTGGAGAAATTTAAAAAGTGAGGAgaaattttcatttatattgtGTTATTCGGTCAAAGAAATTATCTATTATCAGCAATATAACAACtgataaataaaaaagcaaGCAAAATTTGACAGCAAACCAAATGCTTCTCAAACAATTTTGGCAAATTCAACTGACAAATAAAAAAGCAAGCAAAATTAATTGGCTTTAGCTACCTGCGGATGATTCATCGCGACGAccattattttgtttgttaatatgtCGTTGCGATGAATTATCCGCAGGTAGTTAAAGCCAATTAAAAGGTTACTGTCATAATTAGCCGTGGCAGCACAGGCAAGTGTTGTTAACATACCTACAATACAACAAGGTTGATATCTACAATTAAAACCAAAATACTGCTCATATTAAACTCTACACCATTTGGTTCTATGACATGATTATCCAACAATTCTTGTATTAAACTCTACAGCTCATATTTATGTATAACAGCAATTGACtttctaatattatatattgaCTTTTACATTTCTAATACAATTCTTGTATTAGATATTTATGTAACAAACATCGCCTAACTTCATATTTCTCATTTCCCTCAAAATTCCAATAATTAACAGTAACACATTACCTCAGAGTTATTGATCTGGGAAGCCACTGTGAATGGATTTTCATCAACATTATCATAATTTGTTCTCCCTACACAAATATACAGTTCTTTAACACAACTAGTAAATCAACTGAACAGTTACAAACTTTTGCTTCTTAACCATCATTCGCAGAGAGTTTCGATTTTTGATTTCAACAGGATTAAATCATCGTGCAATGTGAGAGAGAGCGAAACGCATATGAATGAAATTTGAGAGAACAGTCGCCAGAATTTGTATCTTAAAATACGTTAAATATCACAATTGAGTCGTTGTAGTATAGTGGTAAGTATTCCCGCCTGTCACGCGGGTGACCCGGGTTCGATCCCCGGCAACggcgtttttttttattttaattattgacAAATTGATCCTATGACCAGGTAGGCGCGCAATACTCTCtggaattttctgttttttttttttggtcaagaggAAACTTCTTATTTGTGGTTAAAAAGTTAATGAATATAAGATGGTCTCGGGTTTCATTTAAATCCCCAACAAATattatcaaattaataattaacataTTAATATTGGTTTTTTAAAAGTCATAATATTAATTCgtcttaaaaaagttaatttctAACCACTAGAAAAATTATCATTTCATTCATTTCCCTGTCCTATTTTGTTAAAGATCTTCCCTCCTCCCTCTTATGTGCACATAGTAAACATAAACGAATAGCCATAACATGTAGATTGAAATGAGGAGTAATAGAAAGAGTTACAAAGCCAcgtatataatataaatagatacaaacaagggttaattaagtttttaatccctacaaatatctgcagttttgtttttagatcctataaaaataaattaaattttttagtccctacaaaattttccgttagtctttttagtccctgttaaattaaaatttgtttaattatgcttaaaatttaaattttttaatgattttttacagacttgtttaaaacattataaaatgttCCACCGCAATAagttagctcaaaattttatttttaggtccaaattttcgttagttttatcttgaatttttggcgttttaaaaaaattatatttaattcattacatgataaaaaattctaattttttataaaatagattattataatgttcttaacatgtctattaaaaatcatttaaaaatataaaaatttaagtataattaaacaaattttaatttaacagggaccaacacatacttttagtccttgtaaaattaaaatttgcttaattgcgcttaaacttttaaatttttaacatattttttacatacttgtttagagcattatacaaagttccttcCCAAAAAAgcagctcaaaattttattattaggtccaaattttcattaatataatcttgaaattttggtttttagaaaaaatcatatttaattcattacatgtttaaaaactaaatttttttataaaagagtgtcttacaatgttatgaacatgtgtgtaaaaaaatctttcaaatttttttagaagtttaagcataattaaacaaattttaatttagcaaggactaaaaacactaacggaaaattttgtagggactaaaaagtatgatttatttttataagaactaaaaataaaagtgcaaatatttatagggaccaaaaacttaattaaccatacaaataataaaCGTTTGCTTTGAAATATAATGTACACATCAAAAGATTACCTTCATAGGGAGTGCCACACTAAAGGCAGACCTTATGTCCCTCGTTAATTTCATGTTCAAAACAGGCCTTAAAAAGTCAATTGACTTTCTAACAGCAATTGTATTAGTTAGGCAATGAGAATTATGACATGATAAAGCTCATATTTCCAATTCTTGTATTATTGGAATTCTTGTACATGAATTTGATCAAATTCACGTATAATAGGCCAATTGCTTTATACATTTCTAATGTTGCAACACATGATGTCATTTTAGAAGCACACACGATAAACACGttcagttatttattttttcggAACATTAActtgttagaaaaaaaaagtagactttttttttttttatttttttttattttttttattttttacaaatggtCTAAAATTATGTTAATGATTATGATTATAAAACTATAGTTGACCATAACTTTCATAGGTCAACTAACCAAATAAGCACTGATACCAATCCAGAGAGAAATTTGCCAGTAAAGAAAGTAAAACAGGTCTTCTGATAGAGTTATTCAAGACATGTAATGAAATAAAACAAGGTGAAAAAGACTCGAAAATAGACTGTAATTTCAAGCATGATCTCAATATTGTTCCGGAGCAGAACCAGGCACAGGCACATCTTCGTTGGTCTCCGTTTCTCCTCCATTGGTTGTAGAAGCTCCTTGTGACTTAGCCATCTCCATCACTTCTCCTGGTGGTGGATGGTCAAATTTGCATGTTGCGCCAAACTTGCATGTTGCAGTTTTTAAATAATATGGGCAGATCTCAACACCCTTCACGACAAAAAGTTTGATGTCAATAGTTTTACACATCACTTAATATTGAATATGAAATCACCAGTATCATGAATCTCTGATAAAAATTTGAGGCTAGCTAAGTTTATTCTACTAAAAATGAGGTTAATGGCTACAAGAATAATGCACAAGAGCTGTTTTCTTCGACACATTGTTTGAACATTTAACAATCAGCATCTTCCAAGAATGACTTGAAAATTTTCCATCACACACCCAGTACGTAAAAATCCAAGTAACCATGCACTTTTTTGGAAGCATAAAATcatgggttaatggtgctttaccccctgtaatataggtcattttcggttttcccccctgtaaaatattttttttgatttacccccatgtaaaatattatttgtttggaattcccccctaataggtcataaaaaaacgaaaaaatttctgcaaaaaaaaataaagtcgtttttttatgacctattagggggtattccaaaaatatatattttataggggggtaaatcagaaaaaatattttacaggggagaaaaccggaaatgacctatattacaggggggtaaagcacctttaaccctaaaatcaatttataaatGGAAATGAAATGCAAATAATTCACGATTTTGTAACGTGTATGCATGTGAAAATGAGCAAACATACCTCTCTTCTTGGTAACCCTGCAGCAGTAAGTTTAACATTTGATTGCAGTTTTGACAGTGATGTTGTGCGGTCGATTGGGTGATGGTACTTGCATCTTTCCCCAAATTTACATATGCCAGATTTCATATAGAACTGCATGGAAAATAATGAAATAGAAATGTAAAAGGAAATCAGATGTTTTATGCAGAGACTGGCTTTGCATGCAGAGTTAAGCAAATAATTATAAGCTTGTGTGAAGTTTGAACAACAGGGTTATTTTGTaagaatcaaatatttttaaaccagATCGGTTCTTGAATAGATAAGGGAAGAAGTACAAGGTTTTGGGGTAAGATCAGTAATGGAATGAGCTCATGGCAGCCTAAAGTATGTTAACAGTCTTCAATAAACAGATAGATTGTCAAGCAAGAAACAGATCCCCTAGCCCCCATCATTTTTCACCTAATACTAAATTATCCTAAGCAGAGCAATAAAAGCAACAAAGGCAAGTGAAGTATAATAGATATTGGGCAATGAAGTATAATAATATCACTGGAACAAAAGGCAAGTGCTTACATCACATTCAATCTGTCCAGGGCGCTGAGGATAGATAGTCCCTGTTACTCCCACCTGAGACTGGACAACAAATAGCCAGATGAGATGAATTAGACTTCCAAGTATATTCTGGATGATACCTCTTGggaatataaattataataatctaAGAATGGCAACTTTTCTAAGCTGATAACAATTCTCTCTAAGTAGAACCATTGCAAAAGTTGTACACCGAAAAAACAATAACTTTGAGGTCGCTCATAGATTTTATGTTTAAGCACCTGAAACATTCATTTGTTTTAAACAACTCCCATACCCCACAAGAATGAGCAGCAGGTGTTTGTTTACATTATTTGCAATTTGCATTAGTCTATTCACCACGAGATTAAGTACAGTATAAACTTCCACATTACCATTGGATTTGACAGACTGGGGTCAAAAGCTTGATAAAAAGATGCAGCTGGATTAATAGCTCCCATGTTAAGATTAGCAGTTGAGGACGCCAAAACAGAAGGGCCCAATGCAGACACAGGTGGATTAATGGCTGCACCAAAGCACAAACATATGAAATGGTAGTTTAAGAAACATGAAAAAGTGCTAACATCCAAACACTATACATACCATTCATGTCGGGATGATTGTAGCGGCAACTGGCACCGAACTTGCAACTGATTTATATATGAATGGTAAAAAAAAGTGAGGACATTCAATCCATAAAATTAAACAGAAATCAATGTTTCCacttcaagaaaaagaaaatcaatattTACCTTCCAGTTTTCATGTAGAATGGACAATCCACTTCCCGCTGTCAGCAAAGATTTGTACCGTGAAAAACCAGGCTTAGACGATGTTTAGGTTGTGTTTTAGCTATTATGAAACAGTGAATAAACACCAAAGAACTTAAAGAGAAAATTAATACCGGTCTCACAGGAAGCCCTTTGCTATTATGCGACAGTGGAGATATAAGAGGCATAATTGACTGTGTATCTCCTATTGCCCCATCAAACACagaagaatttgtttgtgtctGCTCAACAGTGCGGCTCAAATCATCAGATAATTGAATCTGGATATCCTTGGGGTGATGGAATTTGCATGCAGCACCGTATTTACATTTTCCAGTTTTCAAGTAGAActacataaatataaaacagaAATACGCAATATATAAACGATGTCTCAAGTAttcaagcaaaagataaagaggAGTTCTAGCAACACACTCTCTAACACGCTCCTCAACATACACTCTTCTATTGGTTGAAATTCAAATCGATTCTACTAAATCATGTAGGCGCCACATAAACTCAGTGGAGCCCATATGAATTTCAACCAATAAGCTAGTGTGTTGCTAGCATAACTCAAGATAAATATCTAACCGCGCAAGGGGGCTCCTGTGGCCTCTCAGGTAAGCCAGAAACATCGTCATTTTCAGAGGGAACATTTGGATGATTAAATTTGCACTTTGTACCAAACTTGCATTTTTGAGTTTTCAGAAAGAACTGCGATGTAATTGACTCAAAATGAATGAGAAAACGATCAAATGTATCtgatgaaaaaagaaaggaaaaagagTAATTGCGAATTCTACTCACCGGACAATCTGGTTCTCCAGGTCTCTCAGGAAGAGTTTCACTTGGAACAATATTTGGAACCTAAAACAGTCATGAATAAACCACGTACATCATAACAAATCAGTAAACCAATTATATATTTAAGAGTTCAAATTTCTAGGTGATTATAATTCACCTTTTGCAACCAAAACAGAGGTAACATATTTAGCTGATTATATGAATTAACGAGAACAGAGTTATCATAGGATATGATCTAACACAGCCTCTCACAGACATCCTAAATTTCATTGGGCACTGGATACTACTAGAACAAAAATTAATAGACAAGTTGACATCATAGTAAAATATCATTCTAATACAGTTACATGTGTACTACATTCACCATTGCATTGACTGATATATGTAAGTTTCTCAACTTCAAATTAGTGAAATAGTTGTAAATAATCATGTGAC from Medicago truncatula cultivar Jemalong A17 chromosome 8, MtrunA17r5.0-ANR, whole genome shotgun sequence includes the following:
- the LOC25502432 gene encoding zinc finger CCCH domain-containing protein 37; amino-acid sequence: MDNRIYTSSYNIPTGAAPSTASPDPNTMFLAHYRRTAEAAAAASSIRYSSDFDIAPPGVASRISTTNPWANAFPSAAAAVAAAATNVASAASLDLKRSSDALYHPSILSTIGQNEAWYTSNSLAKRPRYETGSTLPIYPQRPGEKDCAHYMLTRTCKFGESCKFDHPIWVPAGGIPDWKEVPNIVPSETLPERPGEPDCPFFLKTQKCKFGTKCKFNHPNVPSENDDVSGLPERPQEPPCAFYLKTGKCKYGAACKFHHPKDIQIQLSDDLSRTVEQTQTNSSVFDGAIGDTQSIMPLISPLSHNSKGLPVRPREVDCPFYMKTGSCKFGASCRYNHPDMNAINPPVSALGPSVLASSTANLNMGAINPAASFYQAFDPSLSNPMSQVGVTGTIYPQRPGQIECDFYMKSGICKFGERCKYHHPIDRTTSLSKLQSNVKLTAAGLPRREGVEICPYYLKTATCKFGATCKFDHPPPGEVMEMAKSQGASTTNGGETETNEDVPVPGSAPEQY